In Blastopirellula sediminis, the following proteins share a genomic window:
- a CDS encoding HEPN domain-containing protein: protein MTAPTVRDLRRQWKPCKERLSQRSGEHPTNIRFHRACSWLQRAEQIAADDDLDLAILSQWVAFNALYGQWDGAEREPVADILCWRHFLERMLELDESRFVVDVLMEHKPLVMSIFDDEFLSRYFWQEPSCERAGKSKRTKFESRTWYLDGSWRLILEKLMDRIYFLRCQLVHGAATYNSSLNRTAARHCAWMMDHLLRAFLQVWIEHGSGEDWGILCYPPLRSQLEDDSQRGTPTLRNGRT, encoded by the coding sequence ATGACAGCGCCTACCGTGCGAGATTTGCGACGCCAGTGGAAGCCTTGCAAAGAGCGGCTCAGTCAGCGGAGTGGGGAGCATCCCACCAACATCCGCTTTCATCGCGCTTGCAGTTGGTTGCAGCGGGCTGAGCAAATCGCCGCGGACGACGATCTTGATCTGGCGATTCTCAGCCAGTGGGTCGCTTTCAATGCGCTCTACGGTCAGTGGGATGGCGCCGAGCGCGAGCCGGTCGCCGACATCCTCTGCTGGCGTCACTTTCTAGAGCGAATGTTAGAACTGGACGAGAGCCGCTTCGTCGTCGACGTGTTGATGGAGCACAAGCCGCTCGTGATGTCGATCTTTGACGACGAGTTTCTCAGCCGCTACTTTTGGCAAGAGCCGTCATGCGAGCGGGCCGGCAAGTCGAAGCGGACGAAGTTCGAATCGCGGACCTGGTACTTGGATGGTTCCTGGAGGCTGATCCTCGAGAAGCTGATGGATCGAATCTATTTCCTCCGCTGCCAATTGGTACACGGGGCGGCAACCTACAACAGTTCCCTCAATCGAACCGCCGCTCGCCACTGTGCCTGGATGATGGATCACCTGTTGCGAGCGTTCCTCCAGGTCTGGATCGAACATGGCTCCGGCGAAGACTGGGGCATCCTCTGCTACCCGCCGCTCCGGTCGCAACTCGAAGACGATTCGCAGCGCGGAACGCCGACGCTTCGCAACGGACGAACATAA
- a CDS encoding DUF1501 domain-containing protein: protein MDNWITSPNQDVLNRRQMLSLTGMGLGSLALGSIFGNTAQAAPANPLLPKAPHFPAKAKHVIHIFLNGGPSHVDTFDPKPKLQEWAGKEIPVKLKTERPTGVALPSPYKFQQYGQSGIEVSEIFSNLGECVDDMCFIRSMHANVPNHEPSLLLMNCGEARLPRPSLGSWLVYGLGTENQNLPSFISMCPGGYPIQESQNWQSGFLPGVFQGTYVDTKNTDLEKLIANVRNQRMDHNAQVRQLELLRQLNAQHQAERGSDPQLESRIQSFELAFRMQTEAAEAFDVSREPKHILDMYGEGTQARQILVARRLVERGVRFVQVWHGQGQPWDNHDDIEVNHRRLAKQCDQAIAALLKDLKQCGLLEETLVLCSGEFGRTPTVEMPKEGSNAGKINGRDHNHYGFTAWMAGGGVKGGHVHGATDEFGFAAVEDKVHVHDLHATIMKLMGFDHEKLTYRYAGRDFRLTDIHGHVVEDIIA from the coding sequence ATGGATAACTGGATCACCTCGCCCAATCAGGACGTCCTCAATCGTCGTCAGATGCTTTCGCTGACCGGCATGGGGCTCGGTTCGCTCGCGCTCGGTTCGATCTTCGGCAACACGGCCCAAGCCGCGCCGGCCAATCCGCTATTGCCGAAGGCGCCCCACTTTCCGGCCAAGGCGAAGCACGTCATTCACATCTTCCTGAACGGCGGTCCGTCGCATGTCGACACCTTCGATCCGAAGCCGAAACTGCAGGAGTGGGCCGGCAAAGAGATCCCGGTCAAACTGAAGACCGAACGTCCGACCGGCGTCGCCCTTCCCTCGCCTTACAAGTTCCAGCAGTACGGCCAGAGCGGCATCGAAGTGAGCGAGATCTTCTCGAATCTCGGCGAGTGCGTTGACGACATGTGCTTCATCCGTTCGATGCACGCCAACGTCCCGAACCACGAGCCGTCGCTGCTGCTGATGAACTGCGGCGAAGCCCGCTTGCCGCGGCCGAGTCTCGGTTCGTGGTTGGTGTACGGGCTCGGTACTGAAAACCAGAATCTGCCGTCCTTCATCTCGATGTGCCCCGGCGGCTATCCGATTCAAGAGTCGCAAAACTGGCAGTCCGGCTTCCTGCCGGGCGTCTTCCAGGGAACCTACGTCGACACCAAGAACACCGACCTCGAAAAGCTGATCGCCAACGTCCGCAACCAGCGGATGGATCACAACGCCCAGGTCCGCCAGCTTGAACTGCTGCGTCAGCTGAACGCTCAGCATCAAGCCGAACGAGGCTCTGACCCGCAGCTCGAATCGCGGATCCAGTCGTTCGAGCTCGCCTTCCGCATGCAAACCGAAGCGGCCGAAGCGTTCGACGTTTCCCGCGAACCGAAGCACATTCTCGACATGTACGGCGAAGGAACCCAGGCTCGCCAGATCCTGGTCGCTCGCCGTTTGGTCGAACGGGGCGTCCGCTTCGTCCAGGTTTGGCACGGCCAAGGTCAGCCTTGGGACAACCATGACGACATCGAAGTGAACCACCGCCGCCTGGCCAAGCAGTGCGATCAGGCGATCGCCGCCTTGCTGAAAGACCTGAAGCAATGCGGTCTGCTGGAAGAGACGCTGGTGCTCTGCTCCGGCGAGTTCGGCCGCACCCCGACAGTCGAAATGCCGAAGGAAGGCTCCAACGCCGGCAAGATCAACGGCCGCGACCATAACCACTACGGCTTCACCGCCTGGATGGCTGGCGGCGGCGTCAAAGGAGGCCACGTCCATGGCGCCACCGACGAGTTCGGTTTCGCCGCGGTCGAAGACAAGGTCCACGTCCACGACCTGCACGCCACGATCATGAAGCTGATGGGCTTCGACCACGAGAAACTGACCTACCGCTACGCCGGCCGCGACTTCCGCCTGACCGACATTCATGGTCACGTGGTCGAGGATATCATCGCCTAG
- a CDS encoding sugar phosphate isomerase/epimerase family protein has protein sequence MNELPQVLLSGFADEAANDKLAVQQFSAFAALGLEYYSLRFIDVGNGIKNVMALNKSEIAKIRHMEGEYGLNVASIGSPIGKVKLIDSNDGSKNRFVKFDKYLSTEVQKACELAHAFETKLIRGFSFYHPIGSDPQDHISQAVDQLGQIAEACHRSDLTFGLEVEANLIGQNGDILAQIHKQVNHPAMMLIFDAGNLVCQGYTPDEVYQQYVAMKPGLGWMHIKDYKVTKPITEKGHIDEDALKNFVPANLGDSGHERILRDFATMIPKLEKKLKKRGIPGVFLDLEPHVKGGGQFGGFSGPDGMGVALRGLCKTLDFAGVGYHLRDFDDICAARGF, from the coding sequence ATGAACGAGCTTCCCCAAGTCCTCCTCTCCGGCTTTGCGGACGAAGCGGCGAACGACAAATTGGCTGTCCAACAATTCAGCGCTTTCGCGGCTCTCGGTCTCGAGTATTACAGTCTCCGCTTCATCGACGTCGGCAACGGCATCAAGAACGTGATGGCGCTGAACAAGTCGGAAATCGCCAAGATTCGCCACATGGAAGGGGAATACGGCCTGAACGTCGCTTCGATCGGTTCGCCGATCGGCAAAGTGAAGCTGATCGACAGCAACGACGGTTCGAAGAACCGCTTCGTCAAGTTCGACAAGTACCTCAGCACCGAAGTCCAAAAGGCTTGCGAACTGGCCCATGCGTTTGAAACGAAGCTGATCCGCGGCTTCTCGTTCTATCACCCGATCGGCTCGGATCCGCAGGATCACATTTCGCAAGCGGTCGATCAGCTCGGTCAAATCGCCGAAGCGTGCCATCGCAGCGACCTGACGTTCGGTCTGGAAGTGGAAGCGAACCTGATCGGTCAAAACGGCGACATCCTGGCCCAGATCCACAAGCAAGTGAATCACCCGGCGATGATGCTGATCTTCGACGCCGGCAACCTGGTTTGCCAAGGTTATACGCCGGACGAAGTTTATCAGCAGTACGTCGCGATGAAGCCGGGCCTCGGCTGGATGCACATCAAAGATTACAAGGTGACCAAGCCGATCACCGAGAAGGGTCACATCGACGAAGACGCGCTGAAGAACTTCGTCCCGGCCAACTTGGGCGACAGCGGACACGAACGGATCTTGCGCGACTTTGCGACGATGATTCCGAAGCTGGAAAAGAAGCTGAAGAAGCGCGGCATCCCCGGCGTCTTCCTCGATCTCGAACCGCACGTCAAAGGTGGCGGTCAGTTCGGCGGCTTCAGCGGTCCGGACGGCATGGGCGTGGCCCTTCGCGGTTTGTGCAAGACGCTCGACTTCGCCGGCGTCGGCTATCACCTGCGCGACTTTGACGACATCTGCGCCGCCCGCGGCTTCTAA
- a CDS encoding lactonase family protein: protein MRIATLLLLLLVSASASAKSFVYVSNGGDKTISIFSMDEEKGDLTLVKTLQLEGAPGPMALSPDQKFAYVSASRPDQLISFATDPETGDLKQLESTPLDATSCFIYCDPTGKWLLNAYYSAGKVTVHPVSGGDIGDLSQTFPTAQNAHCIRTDATNKFALVPHTGPNKVFQFKWDATSGKLTANDPPSVDAPGMNEPRHIQFHPTLPLCFSSDEYNDSITSYDYDPAKGTLQPRQTVSTLPADYEARKANTCADIELTADGKFALVSNRGHNSIARFAIGDDGQVTALGQTPTENTPRSFNLSPSQKFLYSAGQKSDQVAAYRFDKTTGDLTQFAAYKTGKTPSWVQVVTFAD from the coding sequence ATGCGTATCGCGACGCTGCTGCTGCTGTTGTTGGTTTCCGCTTCCGCTTCGGCCAAGTCGTTCGTCTACGTCTCCAACGGCGGCGACAAGACGATCTCCATCTTTTCGATGGACGAAGAAAAGGGAGACCTGACGCTGGTCAAAACGCTGCAGCTGGAAGGGGCGCCCGGACCGATGGCGCTCTCGCCGGATCAGAAGTTCGCCTACGTGTCAGCCTCGCGCCCCGATCAACTGATTAGCTTCGCCACCGACCCCGAAACCGGCGACCTGAAGCAGCTGGAATCGACGCCGCTCGATGCGACCTCCTGCTTCATCTACTGCGATCCGACCGGCAAGTGGCTGCTGAACGCCTATTACAGCGCCGGCAAAGTGACCGTTCATCCGGTGAGCGGCGGCGATATCGGCGATTTGTCGCAGACGTTTCCGACGGCACAGAACGCCCACTGCATTCGGACCGACGCGACCAACAAGTTCGCTCTCGTTCCGCACACCGGCCCGAACAAGGTCTTCCAGTTCAAGTGGGACGCGACCAGCGGCAAGCTGACCGCCAACGATCCGCCGTCGGTCGATGCGCCTGGGATGAACGAGCCGCGACACATTCAGTTCCACCCGACGCTGCCCCTCTGCTTCTCGTCGGACGAGTACAACGACAGCATCACCTCGTACGACTACGATCCGGCCAAGGGAACCTTGCAGCCGCGTCAGACCGTGTCGACCTTGCCGGCCGACTACGAAGCTCGCAAAGCGAATACGTGCGCCGATATCGAGCTGACCGCCGACGGCAAGTTCGCCCTGGTCAGCAATCGCGGGCACAACTCGATCGCCCGGTTTGCGATCGGCGACGATGGGCAGGTGACCGCACTTGGCCAAACGCCGACCGAAAACACGCCCCGATCGTTTAACTTGAGCCCCAGCCAGAAATTTCTCTACTCGGCCGGCCAAAAAAGCGACCAAGTGGCCGCCTATCGTTTCGATAAAACGACTGGCGACCTGACGCAATTTGCCGCCTACAAGACCGGCAAAACCCCCAGTTGGGTGCAGGTCGTTACCTTCGCCGACTAG
- a CDS encoding carbon-nitrogen hydrolase family protein translates to MRTVSPFALLLLFLNVSVGLAIDPWRTYSPRKELEPEFRVTSEGPEGQPGYVIEHDERDALDGAWMRTFPIKGGQHFRLSASAKLAGASYPRRQAYAEVWFTNDDEKVLIDDAKNQSRPYFAAETNTDDAGWTHFEGVFPAPPSATKAIVKLHLRWAPNSRIVWTPASLEPADPPQPRKVRLAAINFHPRGGKTTLDNCRQCEPYIAQAAEQKANLAVFGEILPELGTPLTFEEAAEPIPGPCTQLLGTYAKKYGLYLVTSMHEKADHKIYNTAVLIGPDGELVGKYRKVCLARDEYRKGVAPGDSFPVFDTPIGKIGMMICFDVHMPEVARGLCGNGAEIIAMPIMGGDPNLAKARCIENQVYLVTSTYSLTPDWMQSGVWNLAGEMIATATEKDSVTVAEVDLAQPYLWRANMGQFRTRLRHERPGNILPE, encoded by the coding sequence ATGCGAACCGTTTCCCCCTTCGCTCTCTTGTTGCTCTTCCTGAACGTCTCGGTCGGTTTGGCGATCGATCCTTGGCGGACGTACTCGCCGCGGAAAGAGCTGGAGCCGGAGTTCCGCGTGACGTCGGAAGGTCCGGAGGGACAACCGGGCTACGTGATTGAGCATGACGAGCGCGACGCGTTGGATGGCGCCTGGATGCGGACGTTTCCGATCAAGGGAGGCCAGCACTTTCGATTGTCCGCGTCCGCCAAGCTGGCCGGCGCTTCTTATCCGCGTCGTCAGGCCTACGCCGAAGTTTGGTTCACCAATGACGACGAGAAGGTCCTGATCGACGACGCGAAGAATCAGTCGCGTCCTTACTTCGCCGCCGAGACCAATACCGACGACGCCGGCTGGACGCATTTTGAAGGCGTCTTCCCTGCTCCGCCGTCCGCCACCAAGGCGATCGTCAAGCTCCACCTGCGCTGGGCGCCCAACAGCCGCATCGTTTGGACCCCGGCGAGCCTTGAGCCCGCCGATCCGCCGCAGCCGCGCAAGGTTCGTCTGGCCGCGATCAATTTTCATCCCCGCGGCGGGAAGACGACCCTCGACAACTGTCGTCAGTGCGAGCCGTACATCGCCCAGGCCGCCGAGCAGAAAGCGAACCTCGCCGTATTTGGCGAGATCCTGCCAGAGCTCGGCACGCCGCTCACCTTCGAAGAAGCGGCCGAGCCGATTCCTGGTCCCTGCACCCAACTGCTCGGCACGTACGCCAAGAAGTACGGCCTTTACCTCGTTACCAGCATGCACGAGAAAGCGGACCACAAGATCTACAACACCGCCGTCCTGATTGGCCCCGATGGCGAGTTGGTCGGCAAGTATCGCAAGGTCTGTCTGGCCCGCGACGAATATCGCAAAGGCGTAGCGCCCGGCGACAGTTTTCCGGTCTTCGACACGCCGATCGGTAAGATCGGGATGATGATCTGCTTTGACGTCCACATGCCGGAAGTCGCTCGCGGCCTCTGCGGAAATGGCGCCGAGATCATCGCGATGCCGATCATGGGGGGCGATCCGAATCTGGCGAAGGCCCGCTGCATCGAGAATCAGGTCTACCTGGTGACGTCGACCTACTCGCTCACCCCAGACTGGATGCAGTCCGGCGTCTGGAACCTGGCGGGCGAAATGATCGCCACCGCAACCGAAAAGGATAGCGTCACGGTCGCCGAAGTCGATCTCGCGCAGCCCTATCTCTGGCGTGCCAATATGGGGCAGTTCCGGACGCGACTGCGTCACGAACGCCCCGGCAATATTCTGCCGGAGTAA
- a CDS encoding right-handed parallel beta-helix repeat-containing protein, which yields MTRLLSPSALFAAALLFGVWTLLIPARLSADDRETLEALFRDAGAGEVVTIPPGVYRLDGASPIVLKSDLAVVARGAEFRFPESLPGHRGVMFTGTDLRNFSWEGGKFVGHVFDLDRSDNVWEPQANSRPIVISSSKEGQSENLRFANIQSSDVAGAVVTVQGASGVTLEGCRLIRSGKFMWDYGLLWQITVWPEDFSAEQQQMAAKYFPRDLIRTSLTMKQGEDRVWLDNAKPLAVTPTSERGKGCVCFYGDTLPTNLVRGRQYFIVDSQPEFIRIALEPHGEPIKFASDGGAKLKMITDLFRAHLALYAPSGSGPGKGAFDFVHCNDVIVRGCQLSALGDTMHIQYCRNVVFTANQILGSRMGAFFLAEYCQNAVISGNTVDGTNGSRVISVEKSCRDVVITGNTFRNGGRGSWINQPTNFVLANNVFVNNTTKCEPSPQRGRRSFVTGDYETYPELYFTTHEAGGKYGNVIVRDNIFVSGDHAEFAIKCHPGGGQIVIQGNTFSGAAQEIDADGCTNVTIDGNRFVPQK from the coding sequence ATGACTCGCCTGCTTTCTCCTTCCGCGCTGTTTGCCGCGGCTCTCCTGTTCGGCGTTTGGACGTTGCTCATTCCTGCTCGGCTCTCAGCGGATGATCGGGAGACGCTAGAGGCGCTGTTTCGTGACGCCGGGGCAGGGGAGGTCGTGACGATCCCGCCGGGCGTTTATCGGCTGGATGGCGCGTCGCCGATCGTGCTGAAGTCGGACTTGGCGGTGGTCGCGCGAGGCGCGGAGTTTCGCTTTCCGGAGTCGCTGCCGGGCCATCGCGGCGTGATGTTTACCGGGACTGACCTCCGCAACTTTTCGTGGGAAGGGGGCAAGTTCGTCGGGCACGTCTTTGACCTCGATCGGAGCGACAACGTCTGGGAGCCGCAGGCCAACTCGCGGCCGATCGTGATCAGCAGCAGCAAAGAGGGACAAAGCGAGAACCTGCGGTTCGCCAATATCCAATCAAGCGACGTCGCCGGCGCGGTCGTAACCGTGCAAGGAGCGAGCGGCGTTACGCTGGAAGGTTGCCGGCTGATCCGCAGCGGCAAGTTCATGTGGGACTACGGTCTCCTCTGGCAGATCACCGTCTGGCCGGAAGATTTTTCGGCCGAACAGCAGCAGATGGCGGCGAAGTATTTTCCGCGGGATCTGATTCGGACTTCCCTGACCATGAAACAGGGGGAGGACCGCGTCTGGCTCGACAATGCGAAGCCGCTCGCCGTCACGCCGACCAGCGAACGAGGGAAAGGGTGCGTCTGTTTCTATGGCGACACGCTGCCGACGAATTTGGTCCGCGGGCGACAATATTTCATCGTCGACAGTCAGCCGGAGTTTATTCGCATCGCCTTAGAGCCGCACGGCGAGCCGATCAAGTTCGCCAGCGACGGGGGCGCCAAGCTGAAGATGATTACGGATCTCTTCCGGGCCCATTTGGCGTTGTATGCGCCGAGCGGCAGCGGACCGGGCAAGGGAGCGTTTGATTTCGTTCACTGCAACGACGTGATCGTGCGGGGCTGTCAGCTCAGCGCGCTCGGCGACACGATGCACATTCAATATTGCCGCAACGTCGTCTTTACCGCGAACCAGATTCTCGGCTCGCGGATGGGCGCCTTCTTTTTGGCCGAGTATTGCCAGAACGCGGTGATCAGCGGCAACACGGTCGACGGGACCAATGGTTCGCGTGTGATCAGCGTCGAGAAGTCATGCCGCGACGTCGTGATCACGGGAAATACGTTTCGCAACGGCGGCCGCGGCAGCTGGATCAATCAGCCGACCAACTTCGTATTGGCCAACAACGTCTTCGTCAACAACACGACCAAGTGCGAACCGTCGCCGCAGCGAGGACGTAGGTCGTTCGTCACCGGCGACTACGAAACCTATCCGGAGCTCTATTTCACGACGCATGAGGCGGGGGGGAAATACGGCAACGTGATCGTCCGCGACAACATCTTCGTCAGCGGAGACCATGCCGAGTTTGCGATCAAGTGCCACCCAGGCGGAGGCCAGATTGTGATCCAGGGAAATACGTTCAGCGGCGCGGCGCAAGAGATCGACGCTGACGGATGCACCAACGTGACGATTGACGGGAATCGCTTTGTCCCGCAAAAGTGA
- a CDS encoding PSD1 and planctomycete cytochrome C domain-containing protein, whose amino-acid sequence MRRTWLWMPLVISLFASAVARSEEAKPAEVNFTPEQIQFFETKVAPLLAKHCNECHSANSRKLEGGLILDNRASILAGGDSGPAAEPGNADESMLVQAVRYDDSGYQMPPKGKLSAEEIAVFEKWVADGMADPRGGEAITYVEKDPRDFWSFHHPQRHEPPQVKQADWPQSRVDNFILAKQEEKGLSPSPLADKQVLVRRLYFDLTGLPPTKEQIDAYVNDQEPNATEKLVDQLLASPHFGERWARHWLDVARYADTKGYVFQEDRGYPGAYKYRDWVVASLNEDLPFDKFVAQQLAADRLPEGERHLEALGYLTLGRRFLNNRHDILDDRIDVVARGFLGLTVACARCHDHKFDPISQADYYSMYGVLGSTKEETPEGMPPVLQDEKPHDVHIFKRGQPGNRGDIAKRQFLTVLTEKDKPMPLTDGSGRLQLAQAIASRDNPLTARVFVNRVWGHIFGESLVTTPSDFGVQGELPSHPELLDDMAVEFMEDGWSVKRLIRRLVLTATYQQSSADRPDCRASDATNVYLWRMNRRRLDFESSRDSLLVATGSLDETIGGPAVDITASPSPPRRTIYGQVDRQNLPGMFRTFDFAGPDSHCPIRPETTVPQQALFMLNSSFVLNQAEKLARDSASIADPRQRVTQLYQRALGRDPSDQELNLATQFVTTAPSDPAPATPWLYGYGSRDAETGKIAEFTPYSHVSTDGKTWQADTELPNKVAGWSSLHAAGGHPGSLKFAAIRRWVAPVGGEISIEGKLHHKSENGDGVFVSIVGPAGPIGNWKAKHGGAQTNVAKVEVKAGDVIDFVCESGETISNDSFEWAVNLVMRGDSIQAWNSASDFNTQRPVDAWSQLSQVLLVSNEFHFVD is encoded by the coding sequence ATGCGCCGAACTTGGCTATGGATGCCGCTGGTAATTTCGCTGTTTGCGTCGGCTGTTGCGCGCTCGGAAGAAGCGAAGCCAGCCGAGGTGAACTTCACGCCGGAGCAGATCCAATTCTTCGAAACGAAGGTCGCTCCGCTGTTGGCCAAGCATTGCAACGAGTGCCACTCCGCCAACTCGCGCAAACTTGAAGGGGGCCTGATCCTTGACAATCGCGCCAGCATCCTTGCCGGCGGCGATAGCGGGCCTGCCGCCGAACCTGGCAATGCCGACGAGAGCATGCTGGTTCAAGCGGTGCGCTATGACGACTCCGGCTATCAGATGCCCCCGAAAGGAAAGCTGAGCGCCGAAGAAATCGCCGTCTTCGAGAAGTGGGTCGCCGACGGCATGGCCGATCCGCGCGGCGGCGAAGCGATCACCTACGTCGAAAAAGATCCCCGCGACTTCTGGTCGTTCCACCATCCGCAGCGCCACGAGCCGCCGCAAGTGAAACAAGCCGACTGGCCCCAGAGCCGCGTCGACAACTTCATCTTGGCCAAGCAGGAAGAGAAAGGGCTCTCCCCTTCTCCGCTGGCCGACAAGCAAGTGCTGGTTCGTCGTCTCTACTTCGACCTGACCGGCTTGCCGCCGACCAAAGAGCAGATTGACGCCTACGTTAATGATCAAGAACCCAACGCGACCGAAAAGCTGGTCGACCAACTCCTTGCGTCGCCTCACTTCGGCGAACGTTGGGCTCGTCACTGGTTGGATGTCGCTCGCTACGCCGATACCAAGGGTTACGTCTTCCAAGAAGACCGCGGTTATCCCGGCGCCTACAAGTACCGCGACTGGGTCGTCGCTTCGCTCAACGAAGACCTGCCGTTCGACAAGTTCGTCGCGCAGCAGTTGGCCGCCGATCGTTTGCCCGAAGGGGAACGTCACCTCGAGGCGCTCGGCTACCTGACGCTCGGTCGTCGCTTTTTGAACAACCGCCATGACATCCTCGACGATCGGATCGACGTCGTCGCCCGCGGCTTCTTGGGACTGACCGTCGCTTGTGCGCGTTGCCACGATCACAAGTTCGACCCGATCAGCCAGGCCGACTACTACAGCATGTACGGCGTCCTTGGCAGCACGAAGGAAGAGACCCCGGAAGGCATGCCGCCGGTTCTGCAAGACGAGAAGCCGCACGACGTCCACATCTTCAAGCGTGGTCAGCCCGGCAACCGCGGCGACATCGCCAAGCGGCAGTTCCTGACGGTGTTGACCGAAAAAGACAAACCGATGCCGCTGACCGACGGAAGCGGACGCCTGCAGCTCGCGCAAGCGATCGCTTCACGCGACAACCCGCTCACCGCGCGGGTCTTCGTCAACCGCGTCTGGGGCCATATCTTTGGCGAGAGCCTGGTCACGACGCCGAGCGACTTTGGCGTGCAAGGCGAACTGCCGAGCCATCCCGAATTGCTCGACGACATGGCGGTAGAGTTCATGGAAGATGGTTGGTCGGTCAAACGCTTGATCCGCCGCCTGGTCCTGACCGCCACTTATCAGCAGTCGAGCGCCGATCGTCCCGATTGCCGCGCCAGCGACGCGACCAACGTTTATCTCTGGCGGATGAATCGTCGCCGCTTGGACTTTGAATCGTCACGCGACAGCCTGCTGGTCGCAACCGGTTCGCTCGACGAAACGATCGGCGGTCCGGCGGTCGACATCACCGCTAGCCCTTCGCCGCCCCGTCGGACGATTTACGGCCAGGTCGATCGCCAGAACTTGCCCGGCATGTTCCGCACGTTTGACTTCGCCGGCCCCGATTCGCATTGCCCGATTCGTCCCGAAACGACGGTCCCGCAGCAAGCCTTGTTCATGCTGAACAGCTCGTTCGTCTTGAACCAGGCCGAAAAGCTGGCCCGCGATTCGGCCTCGATCGCCGATCCTCGCCAGCGCGTCACGCAGCTCTATCAACGAGCTCTCGGCCGCGATCCAAGCGATCAAGAATTGAACCTGGCGACGCAGTTCGTCACCACCGCGCCCAGTGATCCGGCCCCGGCCACTCCGTGGCTCTACGGGTACGGTAGCCGCGACGCCGAGACCGGCAAAATCGCCGAGTTCACGCCGTACTCGCACGTTTCGACCGACGGCAAGACCTGGCAAGCCGATACCGAGCTGCCGAACAAGGTCGCCGGTTGGTCGAGCCTGCACGCCGCCGGCGGTCATCCCGGCAGCCTGAAGTTCGCCGCGATTCGTCGCTGGGTCGCTCCGGTCGGCGGTGAGATTTCGATCGAAGGGAAACTCCACCACAAGTCGGAAAACGGCGACGGCGTCTTCGTTTCGATCGTCGGTCCGGCCGGGCCTATCGGTAACTGGAAAGCCAAACATGGCGGCGCCCAGACCAACGTCGCCAAGGTTGAAGTGAAGGCTGGCGACGTCATCGACTTCGTCTGCGAGTCGGGCGAAACGATCTCGAACGACAGCTTTGAATGGGCCGTCAACCTGGTGATGCGGGGAGACTCGATTCAGGCCTGGAACAGCGCCTCCGACTTCAACACGCAGCGACCGGTCGACGCTTGGTCCCAACTGAGCCAAGTGTTGCTGGTCTCCAACGAATTTCACTTTGTTGATTAA